The Verrucomicrobium spinosum DSM 4136 = JCM 18804 genome includes a region encoding these proteins:
- a CDS encoding TIM barrel protein — MPSRRSALRWMAAGSGLAALTPKSSSAAPASPLKHGKIKQSIVHWCFERGSKWKVEDTIKAAKELGCVSVEGLAPQHWDLLKANDLKCAYVGAHGFVKGMNQPAFWDANLKVIEERINQCAEYGNPNVLSFTGFADTTAQGGGVVSLEQGKKNCIEAYKKIIGHAEKKGVVLLLEHLNTRDSAEMKGHPGYQGDNIDYCAEIVRGVDSPNMKLLFDIYHVQIMHGDILRRLESCKDIIGHIHTAGNPGRCEIGADQEINYPPAMRKLLEIGYTGYVGHEFIPTKDPMVGLREAVTLCDVA; from the coding sequence ATGCCCTCACGTCGCTCCGCTCTCCGCTGGATGGCTGCCGGTTCCGGCCTGGCCGCCCTCACCCCCAAGTCCTCATCTGCCGCCCCTGCCTCGCCGCTCAAACACGGCAAGATCAAACAAAGTATCGTACACTGGTGCTTTGAGCGAGGATCCAAGTGGAAGGTGGAGGACACAATCAAGGCCGCCAAGGAACTGGGCTGCGTGAGCGTGGAAGGCCTCGCCCCCCAGCATTGGGACTTGCTCAAGGCCAACGACCTGAAGTGCGCCTACGTCGGTGCCCATGGTTTTGTCAAAGGCATGAACCAGCCCGCCTTCTGGGACGCCAACCTCAAGGTCATTGAAGAGCGCATCAACCAGTGCGCGGAATATGGCAACCCCAATGTGCTGAGCTTCACGGGATTTGCCGACACCACGGCCCAGGGCGGTGGCGTGGTGAGCCTGGAGCAGGGCAAGAAGAACTGCATTGAGGCATACAAGAAGATCATCGGTCACGCCGAGAAGAAGGGCGTCGTGCTCCTGCTCGAGCACCTCAACACCCGTGACTCCGCGGAGATGAAGGGCCACCCCGGCTATCAGGGCGACAACATCGACTACTGCGCGGAGATCGTGCGCGGCGTGGACTCGCCCAACATGAAGCTCCTCTTCGACATCTATCACGTGCAGATCATGCACGGCGACATCCTCCGCCGGCTGGAGTCTTGCAAAGACATCATCGGCCACATCCACACCGCCGGAAATCCCGGCCGCTGTGAAATCGGTGCCGATCAGGAGATCAACTATCCGCCCGCCATGCGGAAGCTGCTCGAGATCGGCTACACGGGTTATGTAGGCCACGAGTTCATCCCCACCAAGGATCCGATGGTGGGCCTCCGCGAGGCCGTCACCCTGTGCGATGTGGCCTGA
- a CDS encoding PQQ-dependent sugar dehydrogenase yields the protein MKPRLKPTLLSALAVGLLAVDASAYTLKPAYPNVVTELPTSAIIPPDGSNRLFLLQQRGKILVLPKDESSADAKVFLDFTSRAMEAKDGKFEEGLLGLAFHPEFAKNRKFYVYYSQQDPKRSIVSEFQVSEGDPNQADLKTERILLEVPQPFWNHNSGNLLFGPDGSLYIAFGDGGKRDDVTRTAQNPFSLLGKILRIDVNTKQGSRQYGLPADNPFPNVNGTRPEIYALGLRNPWGLSFDADGTLWCADVGQDIWEEINLIEKGGNYGWSYREGARPFPIRTDAPPADAKFIEPIHEYPHSDGISITGGFIYRGEKLPNLKGAYIYGDWAFGKIWALKYDKAGKKVISNELIFQAPLNPKGQGLMKPSAFCEDLNKEILVLDWNGKLHRVEE from the coding sequence ATGAAACCACGTCTCAAACCCACCCTTCTGTCCGCCCTCGCCGTGGGCCTGTTGGCCGTTGACGCCAGCGCCTACACCCTGAAGCCCGCGTACCCCAACGTGGTCACCGAGCTGCCCACCAGCGCGATCATCCCGCCTGACGGCTCCAACCGCCTTTTCCTGCTGCAGCAGCGCGGCAAGATCCTGGTGCTGCCCAAGGACGAGTCCTCTGCCGACGCCAAGGTCTTTCTGGACTTCACCAGCCGTGCCATGGAGGCCAAGGACGGCAAGTTCGAGGAAGGACTGCTCGGACTCGCGTTTCACCCGGAGTTTGCCAAGAACCGGAAGTTCTACGTGTACTACTCCCAGCAGGACCCCAAGCGCAGCATCGTCAGCGAATTCCAGGTCTCTGAAGGCGATCCCAACCAGGCCGATCTGAAGACGGAGCGCATCCTCCTGGAGGTGCCCCAACCCTTCTGGAACCACAACTCCGGGAACCTGCTTTTTGGACCGGATGGCTCCCTTTATATTGCCTTTGGGGACGGCGGGAAACGCGATGACGTGACCCGCACCGCGCAGAACCCCTTCTCGCTCCTCGGCAAGATCCTGCGCATCGACGTGAACACGAAGCAGGGCAGCCGCCAGTACGGGCTCCCGGCCGACAATCCTTTCCCGAACGTCAACGGAACCCGCCCGGAAATCTACGCCCTGGGCCTCCGCAATCCCTGGGGCCTGAGCTTTGACGCGGACGGCACCCTCTGGTGCGCCGACGTGGGCCAGGATATCTGGGAGGAGATCAACCTCATCGAAAAAGGCGGCAACTATGGCTGGAGCTACCGGGAGGGCGCCCGCCCCTTCCCCATCCGCACCGATGCACCCCCAGCCGATGCTAAGTTCATCGAACCCATTCATGAGTACCCGCACTCTGACGGCATCAGCATCACCGGTGGATTCATCTACCGCGGCGAGAAGCTGCCCAATCTGAAAGGAGCCTACATCTACGGCGACTGGGCCTTCGGCAAAATCTGGGCGCTAAAGTATGACAAGGCCGGTAAAAAGGTCATCAGCAATGAACTGATCTTCCAGGCCCCGCTCAACCCCAAGGGACAGGGTTTGATGAAACCCAGCGCCTTCTGCGAAGACCTGAACAAGGAGATCCTCGTTCTCGACTGGAACGGGAAGCTCCACCGGGTGGAGGAGTAG
- a CDS encoding Gfo/Idh/MocA family protein yields MNRRDVLRSTVYAGTALALPTWANAAGSNGDIRIAVIGFKGRGSGHIGSLSKIKGVRIVALCDVDSEVMDKHVANLKKNNVEVKSYTDYRKLLEDKDIDAVTIATPNHTHTVIALAALAAGKHVYVEKPVSHNIHEGAALVKAASKVEGKLILQHGMQRRSDLGWAAAEEYLKSGALGKTLLSRGVNYKARKSIGKVSGPQQPPSTVNYDLWCGPRETAPVMREQFHYDWHWQWAYGNGDIGNQGPHQLDVARWMLHNPEKLPTRVMSFGNRWGYDDDGQTANNQLALYDYGKGTAPILFDNRGLPKADMNWQKGFEPVYKNVVRIGNVVHCEGGYIAEAKAYDNEGKWNGQKFAIQDGPDHMKNFILSIQAGKLVNPNLHVSHGHHAAALAHIANISYRLGKKVGPGEIKERLQGDKFALETFEDFAANLAANKIDIGVDQAHVGPWLTLNPDTLQFEGEFAAEANKLATEDVYRDGFKLAEVG; encoded by the coding sequence ATGAATCGCCGTGACGTGCTGCGCAGCACGGTTTACGCTGGCACGGCCCTTGCCCTGCCGACTTGGGCAAACGCCGCTGGATCCAACGGCGACATTCGGATTGCTGTCATCGGTTTCAAGGGCCGCGGCTCTGGTCACATCGGCAGCCTGTCGAAGATCAAAGGCGTGCGCATTGTAGCGCTCTGCGATGTGGACTCCGAGGTGATGGACAAGCACGTCGCCAACCTCAAGAAGAACAACGTTGAGGTGAAGAGCTACACGGACTACCGCAAGCTTCTGGAAGACAAGGACATTGACGCCGTGACCATCGCGACGCCGAACCACACGCATACCGTCATCGCCCTGGCCGCCCTGGCCGCTGGCAAGCATGTGTATGTGGAGAAGCCCGTCTCCCACAACATCCATGAAGGTGCCGCTCTCGTGAAGGCCGCCTCCAAGGTGGAAGGCAAGCTCATCCTCCAGCACGGCATGCAGCGCCGCTCTGACCTCGGTTGGGCAGCCGCGGAGGAGTACCTCAAGTCTGGAGCGCTGGGCAAGACGCTCCTGTCTCGTGGTGTGAACTACAAGGCCCGCAAGTCCATCGGCAAGGTCTCCGGCCCTCAGCAGCCGCCGTCCACGGTGAACTACGACCTCTGGTGCGGTCCGCGCGAAACCGCGCCCGTCATGCGCGAGCAGTTCCACTATGACTGGCACTGGCAGTGGGCCTACGGCAACGGCGACATCGGCAACCAGGGCCCGCACCAGCTCGACGTGGCCCGCTGGATGCTCCACAACCCTGAGAAGCTGCCGACCCGCGTGATGAGCTTCGGCAACCGCTGGGGTTATGATGACGACGGCCAGACTGCCAACAACCAGCTGGCGCTGTATGATTACGGCAAAGGCACCGCGCCGATCCTCTTCGACAACCGCGGTCTTCCCAAGGCTGACATGAACTGGCAGAAAGGGTTCGAGCCCGTTTACAAGAACGTGGTGCGCATCGGCAACGTCGTGCATTGCGAAGGCGGCTACATCGCTGAAGCCAAGGCCTACGACAACGAAGGCAAGTGGAACGGCCAGAAGTTCGCGATCCAGGACGGCCCGGATCACATGAAGAACTTCATCCTTTCCATCCAGGCTGGCAAGCTGGTGAACCCGAACCTTCACGTGTCCCACGGTCACCATGCCGCGGCCCTGGCTCACATCGCCAACATCTCCTACCGCCTTGGCAAGAAGGTGGGGCCCGGCGAAATCAAAGAGCGTCTCCAGGGTGACAAGTTCGCCCTTGAAACCTTCGAGGACTTCGCCGCCAACCTGGCTGCCAACAAGATCGACATCGGTGTGGATCAGGCCCACGTCGGCCCCTGGCTGACTCTGAACCCCGACACCCTTCAGTTCGAAGGCGAATTCGCCGCCGAGGCCAACAAGCTGGCCACCGAAGACGTCTATCGCGACGGATTCAAGCTCGCGGAAGTGGGCTAA
- a CDS encoding PmoA family protein translates to MRRTSPPLIATVFLALVSSLGAQTVTLKPGDTGLKVEIDGKLFTEYHTKDVPRPFLYPIIGGAGENVVRNFPMVQDVPGEAKDHKHHRGLWFAHGSVNDMDFWSEEKDFGRQEHVQFSEVIAAGNKGSFVADTKWVAPNGKVQLTDTRKITVIALPEGEKYIDFDITLKATEGAVIFGDTKEGTMAIRLSSGLSLKGEGAAGRAYNSGTDKNKDVWGKRAPWVAYYGPDPKGNLVGVVMFEHPKNFRAPTWWHARDYGLFAANPFGIHDFEAKKDEKHLGDHKLAKGESLTLRYRFYFSKGKPTPTPLGAKFTEYSAQ, encoded by the coding sequence ATGCGTAGAACCTCACCTCCCCTCATTGCCACCGTCTTTCTCGCCCTGGTCTCCTCGTTGGGGGCTCAAACTGTAACGCTCAAGCCGGGCGATACGGGGCTGAAAGTCGAAATCGACGGCAAACTTTTCACTGAGTATCACACCAAGGATGTGCCCCGGCCGTTCCTCTATCCCATCATTGGTGGGGCGGGGGAGAACGTGGTGCGCAACTTCCCCATGGTGCAAGATGTCCCGGGAGAGGCCAAGGATCACAAGCACCATCGTGGTCTCTGGTTTGCCCATGGCTCGGTGAATGACATGGACTTCTGGAGTGAGGAAAAAGACTTTGGTCGTCAGGAGCACGTTCAGTTCTCGGAAGTGATTGCCGCTGGCAACAAGGGCTCCTTCGTGGCGGACACCAAGTGGGTGGCCCCGAATGGCAAGGTGCAGCTTACGGATACCCGCAAGATCACTGTGATCGCATTGCCGGAAGGCGAGAAGTACATCGACTTCGACATCACGCTGAAGGCGACGGAAGGCGCAGTCATCTTTGGCGACACCAAGGAAGGCACTATGGCCATCCGCCTGAGCTCCGGTCTGAGCCTGAAGGGTGAAGGCGCCGCTGGCCGTGCCTACAACAGTGGCACGGACAAGAACAAAGATGTCTGGGGCAAGCGTGCTCCCTGGGTGGCCTACTATGGCCCGGATCCCAAGGGCAATCTCGTCGGCGTGGTCATGTTTGAGCATCCGAAGAACTTCCGCGCCCCCACCTGGTGGCATGCCCGGGACTACGGTTTGTTTGCCGCCAACCCGTTCGGCATTCATGATTTTGAAGCCAAAAAAGACGAGAAACACCTGGGTGATCACAAGCTGGCCAAGGGGGAGAGCCTGACGCTGCGTTACCGGTTTTATTTCTCCAAAGGCAAACCGACCCCGACCCCGCTGGGTGCGAAGTTTACCGAATACTCGGCCCAATGA